One genomic region from Bactrocera tryoni isolate S06 chromosome 3, CSIRO_BtryS06_freeze2, whole genome shotgun sequence encodes:
- the LOC120772388 gene encoding 2-amino-3-ketobutyrate coenzyme A ligase, mitochondrial-like, with translation MPIFSKYALLRGANSVRRQSQRLFAVSNAHASASAAARPALSQFRDILSKQITGIKDAGTYKMERIITSSQSTEITVDGTQKRILNFCANNYLGLANNPEVVNYSKELLDKYGAGLSSVRFICGTQTIHKQLEKKIAQFHGREDAILYASCFDANAGIFEAILTPDDAVFSDELNHASIIDGIRLCKAQKQRYKHRDMSDLEKQLQSSTARLKLIVTDGVFSMDGNIAPLPKIVDLAAKYDALVFIDECHATGFFGATGRGTEEYHNLLGRVDIINSTLGKALGGAAGGYTTGPKELITLLRQKSRPYLFSNSLPPPVVATGIKVMDMLMDSDQLSQRVQSNTKRFRDAMTKAGFIIAGENHPICPVMLGDARLASIFADQMLSRGIYVIGFSYPVVPKGKARIRVQISAAHTTDDVDHAVAAFIDVGKSLKVIK, from the exons ATGCCAATTTTCTCAAAATACGCGTTGCTCAGAG GCGCTAACAGCGTTCGACGCCAGAGTCAACGACTCTTCGCCGTGTCCAACGCCCACGCCTCGGCCTCGGCCGCCGCTCGTCCAGCATTGAGCCAGTTTCGTGATATACTGAGCAAGCAAATTACGGGCATCAAGGATGCGGGCACCTATAAAATGGAGCGTATTATCACCTCTTCACAGAGCACAGAGATCACCGTGGATGGCACACAGAAACGCATCTTGAATTTTTGCGCAAATAATTATCTCGGTTTGGCG AACAATCCCGAAGTGGTAAACTACAGCAAAGAGCTGCTGGATAAATATGGTGCCGGTCTTAGCTCGGTACGTTTCATTTGCGGCACACAAACGATACATAAGCAGCTGGAAAAGAAAATTGCCCAGTTCCATGGGCGTGAAGATGCCATTTTGTATGCGTCTTGCTTTGATGCCAATGCCGGTATATTCGAAGCAATCCTGACGCCTGACGACGCCGTCTTTTCCGATGAACTGAATCACGCCTCCATTATTGATGGCATACGTTTATGTAAGGCGCAGAAGCAGCGCTATAAGCATCGTGATATGAGTG ATCTCGAAAAGCAACTGCAATCTTCAACGGCGCGTCTCAAGCTGATTGTCACCGATGGCGTCTTCTCAATGGATGGCAACATCGCGCCTTTGCCGAAGATTGTCGATCTCGCTGCCAAATATGATGCGTTGGTCTTTATCGATGAATGCCATGCAACGGGTTTCTTTGGCGCCACCGGACGTGGTACTGAGGAATACCACAATCTCCTGGGTCGTGTGGATATTATCAATTCCACTTTGGGCAAAGCACTTGGTGGTGCTGCTGGTGGTTATACCACTGGTCCGAAAGAATTGATTACGCTACTGCGTCAAAAGTCGCGCCCTTATCTCTTCTCCAACTCCCTACCACCACCAGTAGTGGCGACTGGCATTAAGGTTATGGATATGCTAATGGATTCCGATCAGTTGTCACAGCGCGTACAAAGCAATACAAAACGTTTTCGCGATGCCATGACTAAGGCGGGCTTTATAATCGCTGGCGAAAATCATCCAATTTGCCCCGTGATGTTGGGCGATGCTCGTCTCGCCTCCATATTCGCTGATCAAATGCTTT CGCGTGGCATTTATGTCATTGGCTTTAGCTATCCAGTGGTTCCCAAAGGCAAGGCGCGTATTCGTGTACAAATATCGGCGGCGCATACAACGGACGACGTCGATCATGCCGTGGCCGCATTCATCGATGTCGGCAAGTCGCTCAAGGTTATTAAGTAA
- the LOC120771376 gene encoding serine protease inhibitor 42Dd-like: MKRCLVVVFLLNYFLSRDVAANVIQDRNLFATELFQTIASEKQNENVIISPVAIQTALGLAYYGADGKTAKELQRSLHAQSQSRSGIAKSYYKLLHSFVKPKTTLEIANKIYAKDELVIEPEFREAAQKYFDSDAEQLDFTDEPKAVDLINKWLTEKTNDKIQNVLNNVEPDINVALVNAIYFKAKWARPFMDDATSDRVFFINANETVKVPTMFADNWYNYAEYAELDAKAIELFFENTDLRMWFILPNQRNGLYELEQKLKGVDFDELEKRWEWSSVTVNLPKFGFEFDTDLKPYLLKLGIKTMFTDEADFSNIFHESPISTRVSRVQHKAFIDVNEIGCEAAAASVAVGVPMSLPWDPKTFIADHPFVFIIRDPHAIYFTGHIARF, translated from the exons ATGAAGCGGTGCTTAG ttgttgtatttttattaaattactttcTGAGCCGCGATGTCGCCGCCAATGTAATACAGGATCGTAATCTCTTTGCCACCGAACTCTTTCAAACGATCGCCAGCGAGAAGCAGAACGAAAATGTGATCATCTCACCGGTGGCAATACAAACTGCGCTCGGTTTGGCATACTACGGCGCCGATGGTAAAACCGCTAAGGAGTTGCAACGCAGCTTACATGCACAGTCGCAGAGTCGCAGCGGCATTGCGAAGAGCTATTACAAGCTGTTGCATTCTTTTGTCAAGCCAAAGACCACATTGGAGATCGCCAATAAAATCTACGCAAAGGATGAGTTGGTCATTGAACCGGAATTCCGTGAAGCAGCACAGAAGTACTTTGACTCCGATGCCGAGCAATTGGATTTCACCGATGAACCAAAAGCCGTAGACTTGATCAACAAGTGGTTGACCGAGAAGACGAatgacaaaatacaaaatgttttgaACAATGTCGAACCCGATATTAATGTAGCGCTTGTCAATGCAATCTACTTCAAAGCCAAGTGGGCACGTCCTTTCATGGATGATGCCACATCGGATCGTGTATTCTTTATTAACGCAAACGAAACGGTTAAGGTGCCCACTATGTTCGCCGACAATTGGTACAACTATGCCGAATATGCAGAATTGGATGCCAAGGCGATTGAGTTATTCTTCGAGAATACCGATTTGCGTATGTGGTTTATATTGCCGAATCAACGTAACGGTCTTTACGAGTTGGAACAAAAATTGAAGGGTGTGGACTTTGATGAGCTCGAAAAGCGTTGGGAATGGAGCAGCGTAACGGTGAATTTACCGAAATTCGGTTTCGAATTTGATACTGACTTGAAGCCATATTTGCTGAAG CTGGGCATCAAGACCATGTTCACCGATGAAGCCGATTTTAGCAACATTTTCCACGAGTCACCAATCAGCACACGCGTCTCACGTGTTCAACACAAAGCTTTTATTGATGTGAATGAGATCGGTTGCGAAGCGGCTGCTGCTAGCG ttGCTGTGGGCGTGCCAATGTCCTTGCCGTGGGATCCGAAAACTTTCATTGCTGATCATCCCTTCGTATTCATCATTCGTGACCCTCATGCCATCTACTTTACTGGCCACATTGCCAGATTTTAG